From Saprospiraceae bacterium, one genomic window encodes:
- a CDS encoding helix-turn-helix transcriptional regulator, whose protein sequence is MNRIKEVLDEKGIKQTWLAEQLGKSYNMVNAYVQNRQQPRIEVLYEIAEILGVNVKELLIDNEIKKDK, encoded by the coding sequence ATGAACAGAATAAAAGAAGTGTTGGACGAAAAAGGCATCAAGCAGACTTGGCTTGCCGAGCAATTAGGCAAAAGCTACAATATGGTAAATGCTTATGTGCAAAACAGACAACAACCACGAATTGAAGTGCTTTATGAAATCGCTGAAATTCTTGGCGTAAATGTAAAGGAACTATTGATTGACAACGAAATTAAAAAGGACAAGTAA
- a CDS encoding linear amide C-N hydrolase has translation MKKYFWTLLFLTTMTQSVYPCSSFVLKNGKTVLLGKNFDWTFDKGYIIKNLKNTTKVAYCTHNGTPASWTSKYGSVTFNQNGKEMPYGGMNEKGLVVEMLWMEDTRFNISEEKTYLNELEWIQYQLDNFQTVDEVVTHIENLKIYPIKGKIHYILADTQGKSVIIEYLDGKPEIYKKEVNSCQAITNKSVVYSEKYIENIKGIRKNNTSTTYRYHKLENQIKKLQNSNDFSEKAAFQMLKSVTIPKGDFKTVWTIVYNIENKTISFFSHSHKKTKQINLNNIDFEQDLSHFNINQDIEIVLDSKLKPFTEPANFEIASASLIHLGFDKDLTKEISEHQFNQKLATQSYFLKKYFHFDIRIPMTEADKLLIFVIMDSEENFNKKVAVTGGYLSGTTSIGTANRHIYGLKNGTYSMIALIDENKNSELDFDTNGNPTEKYATFSDFKPKSMTEITFKNTSNYFTKDNAKLTIEWR, from the coding sequence ATGAAAAAATATTTTTGGACACTCCTATTCCTGACAACAATGACACAATCGGTATACCCTTGTTCGTCATTTGTATTGAAGAATGGAAAGACAGTCTTGTTGGGGAAGAACTTCGACTGGACTTTTGACAAAGGCTATATCATCAAAAATTTAAAGAACACAACAAAAGTTGCTTATTGTACACATAACGGAACACCTGCGAGTTGGACAAGTAAATACGGAAGCGTAACATTCAACCAAAACGGGAAAGAAATGCCTTACGGTGGAATGAACGAGAAAGGGCTTGTAGTAGAAATGCTTTGGATGGAAGACACCCGTTTTAATATTTCGGAAGAAAAAACATATCTCAACGAATTGGAGTGGATACAATATCAGTTAGACAATTTTCAAACTGTTGACGAAGTTGTTACCCATATTGAAAACCTTAAAATATATCCGATTAAAGGTAAAATTCATTACATTCTAGCAGATACTCAAGGCAAATCTGTAATTATTGAATATTTAGACGGCAAGCCGGAGATTTATAAAAAGGAAGTCAACTCTTGCCAGGCTATAACCAATAAATCGGTGGTTTATTCCGAAAAATATATCGAAAACATTAAAGGTATTCGAAAGAATAATACATCTACAACTTATCGTTATCATAAGCTTGAAAACCAAATTAAGAAACTTCAAAACTCAAATGATTTTTCAGAAAAGGCAGCTTTTCAAATGCTGAAAAGTGTAACTATTCCCAAAGGGGATTTTAAAACGGTTTGGACTATTGTGTATAACATTGAGAATAAAACTATTTCATTCTTTTCTCATTCACATAAAAAAACCAAGCAAATCAATCTCAACAACATTGACTTTGAACAAGATTTAAGTCACTTCAATATCAATCAGGATATAGAAATTGTTTTAGACAGTAAGCTAAAGCCGTTTACAGAACCAGCAAACTTTGAAATTGCTTCCGCTTCTTTGATACATCTTGGATTTGATAAGGATTTGACCAAAGAAATAAGTGAACACCAATTCAATCAAAAATTGGCAACACAATCTTATTTTTTGAAAAAATATTTTCACTTCGACATTCGTATTCCTATGACAGAAGCGGATAAACTTTTAATTTTTGTGATAATGGACAGCGAAGAAAATTTCAATAAAAAAGTAGCTGTAACAGGTGGGTATCTTTCTGGCACAACATCAATAGGCACGGCTAACAGACACATTTACGGTTTGAAAAACGGCACATACTCAATGATTGCACTAATTGACGAAAACAAAAATTCCGAGCTTGATTTTGACACTAATGGAAATCCGACAGAAAAGTACGCAACGTTCAGCGACTTTAAACCAAAATCAATGACAGAAATCACGTTCAAAAACACATCAAACTATTTTACAAAAGACAACGCTAAACTGACAATAGAGTGGAGATAA
- a CDS encoding site-specific DNA-methyltransferase produces MSNEQKITTEIKVPNKDLEKLKIHFPHCFDKDGNFQLEKFKANLTEKEINFSTESYGLDWLGKSYARLLASDPATTLLKADETHNSKPENANSENLLIKGDNLEVLKHLANAYYEQVKMIYIDPPYNTGNDGFLYQDDRKYTVKELQQLIGIDEEKAKRILDFTKQKSNSHSAWLTFMYPRLYIAKQLLKDDGVIFVSIDDNEVAQLRLLMDEIFGEENFIASMIWNTGRKSMAKLIATNHEYCVIYANLKNKQSAEEIINEDDESEVNGKLWRERKQGLEPIYKRFEELKAEFGNDYAKISNGLKDFYDSLSDDNPSKAHDHYNLADATGVFFAGDISQGTGDGGRFDILHPVTNKPCKVPNGGWRFNENNLPDLLEKDLIYFGSDEKTIPCLKRYLHLTEFEVPSSVFYRDARGAKKRLKKLFGGADVFAFPKDEEVIKKFIRFCVLKGDIVLDFFAGSGTTAEAIYQLNSEDGGDRKFITVQIPEPIDPKRNKAAYDFVKNELKAEPTIFEITKERLLRAAKKINTELDSKIEKLKKELQTEETKLEIKNLEKLKTQNGFKIFETTPIWEDYNFEAEQFDSSQTLFDAGKLTEDDIKALLTTWKTYDGIALTQDLESIDLSGYTAYYGNGRLYLMNKGFTTNNLKALLEKIDTDKHFEPKSIIAFGYHLESKSLREISENVKTYNNKKKSDIDFITRY; encoded by the coding sequence ATGAGTAACGAGCAAAAAATTACGACTGAAATAAAAGTGCCTAACAAAGATTTGGAAAAATTGAAAATTCACTTTCCGCATTGCTTTGACAAAGACGGAAATTTTCAATTAGAGAAATTTAAAGCTAACCTGACTGAAAAAGAAATCAATTTTTCTACTGAGAGTTACGGTTTAGACTGGCTCGGCAAAAGCTATGCACGGCTTTTGGCAAGCGACCCAGCAACCACTTTGCTAAAAGCAGACGAAACTCATAATAGCAAACCCGAAAACGCTAATTCTGAAAACTTGCTCATAAAAGGCGATAATTTGGAAGTGCTGAAACACCTTGCCAACGCCTACTACGAACAAGTAAAAATGATTTATATAGACCCACCTTACAACACAGGAAATGATGGGTTCTTATATCAGGACGATAGAAAATATACAGTAAAGGAACTACAGCAACTTATTGGTATAGACGAAGAAAAAGCGAAACGGATTTTAGATTTTACAAAACAAAAAAGTAACAGTCATTCGGCTTGGCTTACATTTATGTATCCACGACTTTATATTGCAAAGCAATTATTAAAAGACGATGGGGTGATTTTTGTGTCTATTGATGATAATGAAGTGGCTCAACTCAGATTATTGATGGACGAAATTTTTGGAGAAGAAAATTTCATTGCTTCAATGATATGGAACACAGGAAGAAAATCAATGGCAAAATTGATTGCAACCAACCACGAATATTGCGTGATTTATGCAAACTTAAAAAACAAACAATCAGCAGAAGAAATCATAAATGAAGATGATGAAAGTGAAGTTAACGGAAAACTTTGGCGTGAAAGAAAACAGGGTCTCGAACCGATTTATAAAAGATTTGAAGAATTAAAAGCAGAATTTGGTAATGATTACGCCAAAATTTCTAATGGCTTAAAAGATTTTTACGACTCACTAAGTGATGATAATCCATCAAAAGCTCACGACCATTATAATTTGGCAGATGCAACAGGTGTTTTTTTTGCTGGGGACATTTCGCAAGGAACTGGTGATGGCGGACGTTTTGATATTCTACACCCAGTAACAAATAAACCTTGCAAAGTTCCAAATGGTGGTTGGCGATTTAACGAAAACAACTTGCCTGATTTATTGGAAAAGGATTTAATTTACTTTGGTTCAGATGAAAAAACTATTCCTTGCTTAAAGAGATATTTACATTTAACAGAATTTGAAGTTCCATCAAGTGTTTTTTATAGAGATGCAAGGGGAGCCAAGAAACGGTTAAAAAAATTATTCGGTGGTGCAGATGTTTTTGCTTTTCCTAAAGATGAAGAAGTAATTAAAAAATTCATTCGTTTTTGTGTATTAAAAGGTGATATAGTTCTTGATTTCTTTGCAGGTTCAGGGACAACAGCGGAAGCGATTTATCAATTAAATTCCGAAGATGGTGGAGATAGAAAATTTATAACAGTTCAAATTCCTGAGCCAATAGACCCTAAGAGAAACAAAGCTGCTTACGATTTTGTAAAAAACGAATTGAAAGCCGAGCCAACTATTTTTGAAATTACAAAAGAGCGTTTGTTGCGTGCAGCAAAAAAAATAAATACAGAATTAGATAGCAAAATTGAAAAACTGAAAAAAGAACTTCAAACAGAAGAAACAAAACTTGAAATTAAAAATTTAGAAAAACTCAAAACTCAAAATGGTTTCAAAATTTTTGAAACAACTCCAATTTGGGAAGATTACAATTTTGAAGCAGAACAGTTTGACAGTTCGCAAACGCTGTTTGATGCTGGCAAACTAACAGAAGACGACATCAAAGCTTTGCTGACCACTTGGAAAACCTATGATGGCATTGCCTTAACGCAAGATTTAGAAAGTATTGATTTAAGCGGTTATACCGCTTATTATGGCAATGGTAGATTGTATTTAATGAACAAAGGCTTTACCACAAACAACCTAAAAGCATTGTTGGAAAAGATAGACACTGACAAACATTTTGAACCTAAAAGTATCATTGCCTTTGGCTATCATTTGGAGAGCAAGAGTTTACGAGAGATTTCAGAAAACGTAAAAACTTACAACAACAAGAAAAAAAGTGATATTGACTTTATAACAAGGTATTAA